GCAtagggctgggaggagggtgcCCTGcgaggggctcctggggctgggcgCCCCTGCACGCCCCGGGGGTGCTGGAGGCTCCCGCGGGACGTGGCGATGAGCTCACAGGCTATTCCCGGCCGTGTTGATCCTGGCTCCTCCCGGCAGGAACCAGCTGCTTCAACTCCAAACAAACAGCCCGGTGGCCACCGGCACATTCCTGGCCGGCCCCTGGCCACGGTAAGGGCACAGGGCTTCCTGTTTATCCCCGTCCCACGGCTGGGCACGGCGGGACGCGTGGGCAGCGGGGTGCCACGGGGACCGACGGCGGGACAACCCCAAGCCAGAGGTTGCTCCTGGGGCAGGTCAGGGGGGGCACCCCCCATCTCCACATCCCACGGAagggggctgtgcctggggaccCCCGCAGCCAGCCTGGCTCAGGGATGACCCAGGTGATGCCCTGGGCTCCTGGTGCCACCCCACAGCCTCCCCTGGTCTCTGTGCCCCCCGAGTCCTGGCCCCGTTGCAGCAACCCGAGGCACCCCATGCCTGCGTGCCCGCTTGAGCTGCTGcgtggggtgggaaggggtgaGGGGTGTCCTGTTGGGGTGTCCCTAGTGCGGTAATTTGTTACCCCCAGAAAATCCATGTTCTGCCAGGCTGGGGGCCAGCCCCATGGtgtggtggtgctgggggggcggCATCCCTGACTGGTGATATTGGGttcattttggggggggtgtccaGGCTCCCGGCAGGTAGGGGCTATCCCAGGGGTGCTCAGACCCCCcaagctggggggaggggggcaccaGGGGTTGGGGCAGGAGCAGGTTTGCCCCAGTGTAGCAGAAGAGGGCTGGGGGCGGGTGGGGCAGAGAGAGCAGGGCTGGACTCCAGGCACGGTgcgggggggctgggctgggcagcgtGGGCCCCCACCCGGGGCGGCCCACCCCGCCGCACCATAAAAGCGGCGGCAGGCGGTGCTGGGCggcaggagagctgctggaggTTGGTGTGAGTTAGTGCCGCGTCCCCTCGCCGCTGCCTGCCCCACGCTGCTGCCTGTCCCGCACCGTCATCCCCATCAGGGTGAGTGCCAGGGATGGCGCCGGGAAGGGGGTCTGGGCACATGGGGGGGGCAGCAACCCCACTAGTGGGGCTGGCTCTGAGTGGGGATGCAGGGGGAGAGGCAGGGTGATGGGGGACAGGGGCTGTGTGCAGGATGGGGAAGGGACTCTGGTGTCGGGCATAGGGTTCAGGTGGGGGATaaggggggggtctgtggggcccCCACCCACGACCCAAAGCATGGGGCAGGCAGGAAGCAATAGGGGTGGGATAGTTTCATGGGGGTTCCtgtggcaggcagggctgagtgtggggcagtgggtgcttgggggggctgtgccagggctgggtgCCCCCGACGAGGGGCAagtgggtgtggggctggggctgagtcCCGGGGTGGGGGATGCTACGAGGTGTGCATGGTAGGGACGAGCTCCTGCATGCCCCGCAGCGCAGGAACAGGGATGTCACCGCCATGCGAGGGGCCATGACATCCCTCCACCATCGCCCAGCTTCTGGGGCACGGGGGAGCTGTAGCAGCACCCCCCACACTGCTATGGTCCCCAAGGGCTCCGTGTTGTGCTGTCCCCAGGCATCCCACTCCCGGAGCCCCAATGGTGTTGTCGGCTGGCATGAGCCCCATTCTATTcccgctggtgctgctgctgctgtgccggGTGGCCCCCAGCGGGCAGGagccagccccggcacagctgcgGCTGGTGGGGCCACGGGGGCCGGCCGGGGAGGGCCGGCTGGAGGTGCTGTACCAGGGGCGCTGGGGCACCATCTGCGACGACGGCTTTGACTTCCATGCGGCCACCGTCGCCTGCCGGCAGCTGGGCTACGCTGCAGCTGTCACCTGGACCCATAGTGCCACCTACGGCCAAGGGGAAGGTAGGGGGCAGGTAGGGAATGGGGGAGCAGGGGGTCCTGGCAAGGGCAGTGTGCTTAGCACTGGCTGGGGCAGCCtgcccggggggggctgtgggtgcgggCAGCCTGCTGGGGGCACTGGATGGGGTCCATGGTGCtggggagggacatggggacccccccaatggTGACACCcagtcctctgtgtgtgtgcgtccCCCAGGCCCCATCTGGCTGGACAACGTGCGGTGTGGGGGCAGCGAGGGCTCCCTGGCAGAGTGCGTCCACAACGGCTGGGGCACCAGCGACTGCCACCACGGCGAGGATGCTGGCGTGGTGTGCTCAGGACAGCGCCTGCCCGGcgcccccccccaggccaccaCCTCTGGTCACCTGGGAGAGGTGAGTGCCCAGAGGGATGGACAAGGAGGCTGGGGCAGGTCTCTTTGACCCTTCCCCTTATCCCCATCCTGCACACCCTGCCCTCGATGCTGGACCCCTCCATGCCCACCCCTGTGCCCACCGTGGCAGGTGCCAGGGCCGAGCCTGGAGGAGGTGCGGCTCAAGCCCATCCTGGCACGGACCAAGCTGAGCGTGCCGGTGACGGAGGGTGCTGTGGAGGTGAAGCACAAAGGGCGCTGGAGGCAGGTGTGTGACGCCGGCTGGACCAGGAACAACAGCCGTGTGGTCTGCGGGATGCTGGGCTTCCCCCGGGAGAAGCACGTCAACACCAGCTTCTACCGGTAGGGATGCGGGAGAGCCACGCTGCAGCCATGGGGCACGTGGGGCAGGGTGCCTGGCTGGACAGGGCAAGAGACCGGGGGGTGTCGGGGAAGGGATGCACACGTGGGTGGGTGTGCGGGGTGCTGGTATGGCCTGGCCATGACGGGATCCGCTTCTTGGGGCCGTGATgaggggcagagctgggctcGGCAGCAGCCGGGAGGCTGTGGGGACAGTCACCAGCTGTGGCCAGCAAAACCTgggtggaaggagaggagaggcaagTAGCCCTTGGCCCCTCCACCCCCGCCTCAGGCTGGGGCTATAAATACAACCTGTAATGAGCCCCTGCCGGTGCCAGGAGTCGCACGGTCCCGCCGGGGCATGTGGCACAGCCGGGTAATTGCTAGTGGGGAGAGGACCTGTCTTCACCCTGCCGTGCCGTGGGAGGaccccccagctccagctcctgccatggggtggtggggagggcagggatgaTGGGGTGGGGGATCCCGAGCCCTGCAGGGTTGGCACAGCTCCCCCCCGACCTCCTGTCTCTGTGCACCTGCAGGAAGCTCTGGAACATGAAGCTGAAGGACCCCAACTCCAGGTAGGGCTCAGCCCTGGACAGGGCGGGCAGGGGCACCCAGGGTGGGCACCCAGCACGGGCGTTGGGTGGGGGAGAGTCTCTGGTGCCCGAGCTGACAGcagcccctgctcctctccctcggCAGCCTGAAGACCCTCAGCCAGAAGAACAGCTTCTGGGTCCACAGGGTGCGGTGCCAGGGCGCAGAGCCCCACCTGGCCCGCTGCCCCACGCAGGTGGCCCCACCAGCCCTCCGCCAGCACGCCTGCCCCCGCGGCATGCACGCTATCGTCAGCTGCCTCCCTGGCCCTGCCTTCCAGAAGGGCAAGAGCAAGGGCAAGAGCAAGACCTCCCCGGGAAAGGTGAGTCCCGGCACAGCCCTGTGCCCCGTCCTGCTGACGGAGGATCCCGGAGCCAggcagcacccagccaccccaTTTGCACCTGTGCCGGTGGTGCAGGCAGGTGGCTGTGCCCTGGGGCCGCTGACCAGCTGCTCCCCGTGCCCAGGTCCTCCCGGTGCGGCTGCGAGCAGGCACCCACGCCGGCGAGGGCCGGGTGGAGGTGCTGCGCCACGGGCAGTGGGGCACAGTGTGTGACAAGCAGTGGGACCTGGCCGCAGCCAGCGtggtgtgcaggcagctgggctacGGGACGGCGAAGCAGGCCCTGGTGGGAGCACAGATGGGCCAAGGTGAGGCACATGGTGCGGCAGGGACTCAGGTCATCACTGGGCTTGGAGGGGCACGATGGGGAAAGCCCCTGGTATACTGGGCGCTGCTGGAGCATCCTGGGATGTCCAGGCAGCTCCAGCCTGCACTAGGATGGGGCTCCTCTGGCtgctcctgccatgggcagcccCATGCCCGTAGGGAATCCCCAGACCAGGAGAAGGAGGGTGGGGGACCTCCCTGCTCCAGGACAGGCACGGAGCGAGGAGCGCTGACCCTCCCTCTGCTTCAGGCCTGGGACCCATCCACATGAGCGAGGTGCGGTGTGCTGGCCACGAGCGCTCCCTGGGCGAGTGCCGCTTCCAGGATGCCGAGCAGAGCGGGTGCCGGCACGAGGCTGACGCCGCCGTCCGCTGCCACATGCCCCACACGGACTTCCAGAGCCAGGTgagcccctgcctcctccccagagCCTGAGAAGCCCCAGCCCCATTGCACAACCCCTGCCCCCCAAGACCTGTGCCCGGTGTGGATGCTCAGAGTAGCCCCGGGGTGGCCCAGGGGATGGGGGGATAAAGAGCAGCACGCTGATGGGGGCTACAGGATGAGCTGGTGGCACAAGTGGTCTtgtggggaggaaaagagggagagggaggtgggggagatgTTCAGCTGGATGCACGGGGCTGCCTGCCCCATTGCAGCACTGGGTGGGAGGGCTGG
Above is a genomic segment from Calonectris borealis chromosome 7, bCalBor7.hap1.2, whole genome shotgun sequence containing:
- the LOXL4 gene encoding lysyl oxidase homolog 4, which translates into the protein MVLSAGMSPILFPLVLLLLCRVAPSGQEPAPAQLRLVGPRGPAGEGRLEVLYQGRWGTICDDGFDFHAATVACRQLGYAAAVTWTHSATYGQGEGPIWLDNVRCGGSEGSLAECVHNGWGTSDCHHGEDAGVVCSGQRLPGAPPQATTSGHLGEVPGPSLEEVRLKPILARTKLSVPVTEGAVEVKHKGRWRQVCDAGWTRNNSRVVCGMLGFPREKHVNTSFYRKLWNMKLKDPNSSLKTLSQKNSFWVHRVRCQGAEPHLARCPTQVAPPALRQHACPRGMHAIVSCLPGPAFQKGKSKGKSKTSPGKVLPVRLRAGTHAGEGRVEVLRHGQWGTVCDKQWDLAAASVVCRQLGYGTAKQALVGAQMGQGLGPIHMSEVRCAGHERSLGECRFQDAEQSGCRHEADAAVRCHMPHTDFQSQVRLAGGRSPEEGVVEVLVPVQGRLQWGAVCGAQWGLNEAMVVCRQLGLGFASHALQETWYWAGSPDATQVVMSGVRCAGTELALQQCQRHGPIHCPSGGGRFSAGVTCTAHAPDLVMNAQLVQETAYLEDRPLGLLYCAHEERCLSRSADHMHWPYGHRRLLRFSSQIHNLGRADFRPRMGRHAWTWHQCHRHFHSIEVFTHYDLLTLNGSKVAEGHKASFCLEDTNCPEGLQRRFACANFGEQGVSVGCWDTYRHDIDCQWIDITDVLPGSYTFQVVVNPKHEVAESDFSNNVMRCQCKYDGQRIWMHGCHTSDAYGADVVSDLERRERLANNLV